Proteins encoded together in one Planctomyces sp. SH-PL14 window:
- the atpD gene encoding F0F1 ATP synthase subunit beta: MVTASNTGRVTQIIGSTFDVEFAPDRLPDIFNAVKIQAETKGVAVKVTGEVQQHLGGGRVRCIALGTTDGMVRGMEVLDTGAPLAVPVGKETLGRVFNVTGDVIDGRGPVNAAEQWPIHRAPPKNEDLSSKTEVFETGIKVVDLLTPFVRGGKAGLFGGAGLGKTVILQELIARIASAHGGYSVFAGVGERTREGNDLWLEMQETEIGNTGRSVIEQTCMVFGQMNEPPGARLRVALSALTMAEWFRDATGADTLLFVDNIFRFSQAGSEVSALLGRMPSAVGYQPTLATELGALQERITSTKRGAITSVQAVYVPADDPTDPAPATAFSHLDAFIYLERKIAEKGIYPAIDPLASSSRILDPQIVGENHYRVARRVQKTLQRYRELQDIIAILGVDELAEEDKLIVLRARRIERFLSQPFLVAEAFTGKKGNITPLAETIRSFDEICDGKWDHLPESAFMYVGVIEEAAEQAKRMAAAV; the protein is encoded by the coding sequence ATGGTTACCGCTTCCAATACCGGTCGCGTGACGCAGATCATCGGCTCGACGTTCGACGTTGAGTTCGCGCCCGACCGTCTTCCGGACATCTTCAACGCCGTCAAGATCCAGGCTGAGACCAAGGGCGTCGCGGTCAAGGTGACCGGCGAGGTCCAGCAGCACCTCGGCGGCGGACGCGTCCGCTGCATCGCTCTCGGGACGACGGACGGAATGGTCCGCGGGATGGAGGTCCTCGACACGGGCGCTCCGCTCGCCGTTCCTGTCGGCAAGGAAACCCTGGGCCGCGTCTTCAACGTCACCGGCGACGTCATCGACGGCCGTGGTCCCGTGAATGCCGCCGAGCAGTGGCCGATCCACCGGGCTCCCCCGAAGAACGAAGACCTCTCGTCGAAGACGGAAGTCTTCGAAACCGGGATCAAGGTCGTCGACCTCCTGACGCCGTTTGTCCGCGGCGGTAAGGCGGGTCTGTTCGGCGGTGCCGGTCTCGGTAAGACCGTCATTCTGCAGGAGCTCATCGCCCGTATCGCCAGTGCCCACGGGGGTTACTCGGTGTTCGCCGGCGTGGGTGAGCGGACCCGCGAAGGGAACGACCTCTGGCTCGAAATGCAGGAAACGGAGATCGGCAACACCGGTCGTTCGGTCATCGAACAGACCTGCATGGTGTTCGGCCAGATGAACGAGCCCCCCGGAGCCCGTCTCCGCGTCGCTCTCTCGGCCCTGACGATGGCCGAATGGTTCCGCGACGCGACCGGGGCCGACACGCTCCTGTTCGTCGACAACATCTTCCGGTTCTCGCAGGCCGGTTCGGAAGTGTCTGCTCTTCTCGGCCGTATGCCGAGCGCCGTCGGTTACCAGCCGACCCTGGCGACCGAGCTCGGTGCTCTTCAGGAGCGGATCACCTCGACGAAGCGCGGGGCCATTACGTCGGTGCAGGCGGTGTACGTCCCTGCCGACGACCCGACGGACCCTGCTCCGGCGACGGCGTTCAGCCACCTGGACGCGTTCATTTATCTGGAGCGGAAGATCGCCGAGAAGGGGATTTATCCCGCGATCGATCCGCTGGCTTCGTCGAGCCGAATTCTCGACCCGCAGATCGTCGGGGAGAACCACTACCGCGTGGCTCGCCGGGTTCAGAAGACTCTCCAGCGGTATCGCGAACTGCAGGACATCATCGCGATCCTCGGGGTCGACGAACTGGCGGAAGAAGACAAGCTGATCGTTCTCCGGGCTCGCCGGATCGAGCGGTTCCTGTCGCAGCCGTTCCTTGTGGCGGAAGCGTTCACCGGCAAGAAGGGGAACATTACCCCGCTGGCCGAGACGATCCGCAGCTTCGATGAGATCTGTGACGGCAAGTGGGATCATCTGCCGGAATCGGCGTTCATGTATGTGGGTGTGATCGAAGAAGCGGCTGAACAGGCGAAGCGGATGGCCGCGGCGGTCTAG
- a CDS encoding SIR2 family NAD-dependent protein deacylase — MDPAGVDAAVAEAANLIRDAEAIVIGAGAGMGVDSGLPDFRGPEGFWRAYPAFKGRQFSEMSNPYWFDRDPELAWGFFGHRLQLYRDTPPHAGFWILKTWMDSKLLGGFVVTSNVDGQFSKAGFDPERIVEIHGSIHHLQCVKRCGRTSDIWPEPGLTFDIDEAVRTCSPLPRCPGCGALARPNVLMFGDYGWIGARSNQQRRRFETWMRTVRQRRIAVVELGAGTAIPSIRMACESLADQVIRINPRDPDGPVGTVSIPLGALEGLRRIDTLL, encoded by the coding sequence GTGGATCCGGCGGGCGTCGACGCCGCTGTTGCCGAAGCGGCCAACCTGATCCGCGACGCCGAGGCGATCGTCATCGGCGCCGGGGCCGGCATGGGAGTCGACTCTGGGCTGCCGGACTTCCGTGGGCCCGAGGGGTTCTGGCGGGCGTATCCGGCGTTCAAAGGGCGCCAGTTTTCGGAGATGTCGAACCCGTACTGGTTCGATCGAGACCCTGAGCTGGCGTGGGGCTTCTTCGGCCATCGCTTGCAGCTCTATCGCGATACGCCGCCGCACGCGGGCTTCTGGATCCTCAAGACCTGGATGGACTCGAAGCTGCTCGGCGGATTCGTCGTCACGAGCAACGTCGACGGGCAGTTCTCCAAGGCGGGGTTCGACCCGGAGCGGATCGTTGAGATCCACGGATCGATTCATCATCTACAGTGCGTCAAACGGTGCGGCCGAACGAGCGACATCTGGCCGGAGCCGGGACTGACGTTCGACATCGACGAGGCGGTCCGCACCTGTTCGCCATTGCCGCGCTGCCCGGGCTGCGGAGCGCTCGCCCGGCCGAACGTCCTCATGTTCGGTGACTACGGTTGGATTGGGGCGCGGTCGAACCAGCAGAGACGTCGCTTCGAGACCTGGATGCGGACGGTGAGACAGCGTCGGATCGCCGTCGTCGAACTCGGCGCCGGAACGGCGATCCCGTCGATTCGGATGGCCTGTGAATCGCTCGCCGATCAGGTAATCCGCATCAACCCTCGCGATCCCGATGGCCCGGTCGGAACGGTGTCGATCCCGCTGGGAGCGCTGGAGGGACTGCGGAGGATCGACACGCTTCTGTGA
- a CDS encoding glycosyltransferase family 4 protein, whose amino-acid sequence MHIAIVTAGGAGMFCGSCMHDNAWARALIAAGHRATLIPTYTPIRVDEEDLSIDRVFFGGINVYLDARSRLWRSLPPVFKKWLDRPGVISAITRWAGGVSNSAADLGDLTLAILEGEAGPLREAGDELARFLRDLNPDAVIFSNALLCGAVRRLKELYRGPVYCILQGDDVFLDELTPALRRQAVERISARAAEFDGFIAHSAFYRDYIAAYLQLPVEKFFTIPLSIDASELPVPAEPRPADAPFTIGYFARLAPEKGLHHLIDAFEIHHRSHPDSRLRIGGYLPERHVKWVENLKARAQKLDGAVEFVGSPDTLEEKRDFYRSIDVLSVPTEFLEPKGIYVLEALATGVPVVQPAHGAFPELLEATEGGLLVPPKNPVALADTFSRLKADRAERRRLGERGARGVRESHSPAALAAATIRGLEASAASTASLPVKLP is encoded by the coding sequence ATGCACATTGCGATCGTCACCGCCGGCGGCGCGGGTATGTTCTGCGGCTCGTGCATGCACGACAACGCCTGGGCCCGCGCGCTGATCGCGGCTGGCCACCGGGCGACGCTGATCCCGACCTACACGCCGATCCGGGTTGATGAAGAAGACCTCAGCATCGACCGGGTCTTCTTCGGCGGGATCAACGTCTATCTCGACGCCCGCTCCCGGCTGTGGCGGAGTCTCCCGCCGGTTTTCAAAAAGTGGCTCGACCGCCCCGGTGTGATCTCGGCGATCACCCGCTGGGCCGGCGGAGTCAGCAACAGCGCGGCCGATCTCGGCGACCTGACGCTCGCGATCCTCGAAGGGGAGGCGGGGCCGCTCCGCGAGGCGGGGGATGAACTGGCCCGGTTCCTCCGGGACCTCAATCCCGATGCCGTGATCTTCAGCAACGCTCTCCTGTGCGGGGCGGTGCGGCGGCTCAAGGAGCTTTACCGGGGGCCGGTCTACTGCATCCTCCAGGGAGATGATGTTTTCCTCGACGAACTGACGCCGGCGCTCCGGCGGCAGGCAGTCGAGCGGATCAGCGCCCGGGCGGCGGAGTTCGACGGGTTCATCGCCCACAGCGCCTTCTACCGCGACTACATCGCCGCGTACCTGCAGTTGCCCGTCGAAAAGTTCTTCACGATCCCGCTCTCGATCGATGCCAGCGAGCTTCCCGTTCCGGCCGAGCCCCGTCCGGCGGACGCGCCGTTCACGATCGGCTACTTCGCCCGGCTCGCTCCCGAGAAGGGGCTGCACCATCTGATCGACGCCTTCGAGATCCACCACCGGAGCCATCCCGACTCGCGGCTGCGGATCGGCGGCTATCTGCCGGAACGCCATGTGAAGTGGGTCGAGAACCTCAAGGCCCGCGCTCAGAAACTGGATGGAGCAGTGGAGTTCGTCGGCAGTCCCGACACGCTCGAAGAGAAACGTGACTTCTACCGGAGTATTGACGTCCTGTCGGTCCCCACCGAGTTCCTGGAACCGAAGGGGATCTACGTCCTGGAAGCCCTGGCGACGGGCGTTCCGGTCGTTCAGCCAGCCCACGGGGCGTTCCCCGAGCTGCTGGAGGCAACCGAGGGAGGGCTGCTGGTTCCACCGAAGAATCCTGTCGCCCTGGCTGACACGTTTTCCCGACTGAAGGCGGACCGGGCCGAGCGGCGGCGGCTTGGGGAGCGGGGCGCCAGGGGGGTGCGCGAGTCGCATTCGCCGGCGGCGCTTGCGGCGGCGACGATCCGCGGGCTGGAGGCGAGTGCTGCGTCGACCGCGTCCTTGCCGGTAAAGCTCCCATAG
- the bioB gene encoding biotin synthase BioB, whose translation MNGHQLDRDECRSILECPDVEILDLLAATFRVRQQHFGLKVHFYLLKNAKSGLCPEDCHYCSQSVISEAEIDKYVIANERVLMDGARRAKELNSRTYCIVASGRGPSDREVDHVCGVVRKIKDELGLHICVCLGFLKPEQAQRLADAGVDRVNHNLNTSERFYPEICTTHTYADRVDTLNVVKNAGMELCSGLIVGMGEQNEDIIDVIMDLHGLKVASIPVNFLHAVDGTPLQRKHDLDPRYCLKVLCLLRLAHPAVEIRIAGGRELNLRSMQAMGLYAANSLFVSDYLTTKGQSPELDFEMIKDLGFEIIVDDHHESPSGHEAAAEQPALA comes from the coding sequence TTGAACGGGCACCAGCTGGATCGCGACGAATGCCGCTCGATCCTCGAATGCCCCGACGTCGAGATCCTCGACCTCCTCGCCGCCACCTTCCGCGTCCGACAGCAACACTTCGGACTCAAGGTTCACTTCTACCTTCTCAAGAACGCCAAAAGCGGCCTCTGCCCCGAAGACTGCCACTACTGCTCGCAGTCCGTCATCTCCGAAGCCGAGATCGACAAGTACGTCATCGCCAACGAACGCGTCCTCATGGACGGCGCCCGCCGGGCCAAGGAACTCAACTCCCGCACCTACTGCATCGTCGCCAGCGGCCGCGGCCCCAGCGACCGCGAAGTTGACCACGTCTGCGGCGTCGTCAGGAAGATCAAGGATGAACTTGGCCTCCACATCTGCGTCTGCCTCGGCTTCCTCAAGCCTGAGCAGGCCCAGCGGCTGGCCGATGCCGGCGTCGACCGCGTCAACCACAACCTCAACACGAGCGAGCGGTTCTACCCCGAGATCTGCACCACCCACACCTACGCCGACCGCGTCGACACGCTCAACGTCGTCAAGAACGCGGGGATGGAGCTCTGCAGCGGCCTGATCGTCGGGATGGGCGAGCAGAACGAAGACATCATCGACGTGATCATGGACCTGCACGGCCTGAAGGTCGCGTCGATCCCGGTCAACTTCCTGCACGCCGTCGACGGCACCCCGCTCCAGCGGAAGCACGACCTCGACCCGCGGTACTGCCTGAAGGTCCTCTGCCTTCTCCGGCTCGCCCACCCGGCGGTCGAGATCCGCATCGCTGGCGGACGGGAGCTCAACCTGCGTTCGATGCAGGCCATGGGACTTTACGCTGCCAACTCGCTGTTCGTCAGTGACTACCTGACGACGAAGGGGCAGAGCCCCGAGCTCGACTTTGAGATGATCAAGGACCTCGGTTTTGAGATCATTGTTGACGACCACCATGAGTCGCCATCTGGCCACGAAGCCGCAGCCGAGCAGCCGGCCCTGGCCTAG
- a CDS encoding sirohydrochlorin chelatase, with protein sequence MTELAATVLIAHGSRRPEANADLVRLAELLHPRLPQDRIEIAYLELAEPSIPTALQKCVDAGAATVRMLPFFLSAGAHVTEDLEEFRREFAGQHPAIRFLLAPPIGLHPGIVDILVDRLAEAS encoded by the coding sequence TTGACTGAACTCGCCGCCACCGTCCTGATCGCCCACGGCAGCCGCCGCCCCGAAGCCAATGCAGACCTCGTCCGCCTGGCCGAACTGCTCCATCCGCGCCTGCCGCAGGACCGGATCGAAATCGCCTACCTCGAACTGGCGGAGCCTTCGATTCCGACCGCCCTGCAGAAGTGCGTCGATGCCGGGGCGGCAACGGTGCGGATGCTTCCGTTCTTCCTCTCGGCCGGCGCGCACGTCACCGAGGACCTGGAAGAGTTCCGCCGCGAGTTCGCCGGACAGCATCCGGCCATCCGTTTCCTGCTCGCTCCGCCGATCGGACTGCACCCCGGCATTGTCGACATCCTCGTCGATCGGCTGGCCGAAGCGTCATGA
- a CDS encoding TrmH family RNA methyltransferase, which produces MDPVAAIPDIPIASLDDPRLASYRDVKTKRAEAREGKFIAEGHRVVERLLASRYPVESILATDRRRHLLDRVDLRGAPVLLLPEDLASELVGYQFHGGIMACGTRLPGPAIGDLFPPATDAAADSVPVELVVVCPRITDPDNLGGLMRLCRAFGAAALVVGPPSVDPFSRRVLRVSMGNAFHLPIVQPTDLGGTLSDLKAAGFELAATLLDPAAVPLATMARPRRLALLLGNEADGLEPEWAERCDHKVLIPMALGTDSLNVTVSAGIFLYHFTQVAVQFPASGS; this is translated from the coding sequence GTGGATCCTGTAGCGGCCATACCGGACATCCCGATCGCCTCGCTCGATGATCCGCGGCTCGCGTCCTACCGGGACGTCAAAACAAAGCGAGCCGAGGCCCGCGAAGGGAAGTTCATCGCCGAGGGGCACCGCGTCGTCGAGCGGCTGCTCGCGAGCCGCTATCCCGTTGAGTCGATCCTGGCAACGGACCGGCGGCGGCATCTCCTCGACCGCGTCGACCTCCGCGGCGCCCCGGTCCTGCTGCTCCCCGAGGACCTCGCCAGCGAGCTGGTCGGGTATCAGTTCCACGGCGGGATCATGGCCTGCGGCACGCGGCTGCCGGGACCGGCGATCGGCGACCTCTTCCCGCCAGCGACGGACGCGGCCGCCGACTCGGTGCCAGTCGAGCTTGTCGTCGTCTGCCCGCGGATCACCGACCCGGACAACCTCGGCGGGCTGATGCGGCTGTGCCGGGCGTTCGGAGCCGCGGCCCTGGTCGTCGGGCCGCCGAGCGTCGATCCCTTCAGCCGCCGCGTCCTTCGCGTCTCGATGGGGAACGCGTTCCACCTGCCGATCGTTCAGCCGACGGATCTCGGCGGGACTCTGTCGGACCTCAAGGCGGCGGGCTTCGAGCTGGCGGCAACGCTCCTCGATCCGGCCGCTGTGCCGCTCGCGACGATGGCCCGCCCGCGGCGGCTGGCGCTGCTCCTCGGGAACGAGGCGGATGGGCTCGAGCCGGAGTGGGCCGAGCGCTGCGACCACAAAGTCCTGATCCCGATGGCCCTCGGGACCGATTCCCTTAACGTCACGGTTTCGGCCGGGATCTTCCTCTACCACTTCACGCAGGTCGCCGTGCAGTTTCCCGCGTCCGGCTCATGA
- a CDS encoding SDR family NAD(P)-dependent oxidoreductase, with product MTAPNSAAGRSGGVESKRAIIVGASSGIGRELAIVLSQAGWSVGLMARRHEELEETARRMTSPGIVTVADLADVEAAQVRFAELMAQLGGVELVVLSSGVGFLNPDLSWPEEQQTIAVNVTGCAALAGAAFREFERAGRGHLVGISSIAAIRGGAAAPAYGASKAFLSNYLEALRCRAIKKRLPIAVTDIQPGFVDTAMAKGEGKFWVASPQVAARQIYGAILRRRRHAYVTRRWRLIAWLLRWLPESLYARM from the coding sequence ATGACCGCACCGAATAGTGCGGCGGGCCGTTCCGGCGGAGTCGAGTCCAAGCGGGCGATCATCGTCGGGGCGAGCTCCGGGATCGGCCGCGAACTGGCGATCGTGCTGTCGCAGGCGGGGTGGTCTGTTGGTCTGATGGCCCGCCGGCACGAAGAGCTGGAAGAGACCGCGCGCAGGATGACGTCGCCCGGAATCGTCACGGTGGCTGATCTCGCGGACGTCGAAGCGGCTCAGGTTCGCTTTGCCGAACTGATGGCACAGCTCGGTGGGGTCGAGCTGGTGGTCCTCTCGTCCGGCGTCGGCTTTCTGAATCCCGACCTGAGCTGGCCTGAGGAGCAGCAGACAATCGCAGTGAACGTCACCGGCTGTGCGGCTCTGGCAGGGGCCGCCTTTCGGGAGTTCGAGCGGGCAGGGCGGGGACACCTCGTCGGGATCTCCTCGATCGCAGCGATCCGCGGAGGAGCAGCCGCGCCCGCCTACGGGGCGTCGAAGGCGTTCCTCTCGAACTACCTGGAGGCGCTCCGCTGCCGGGCGATCAAGAAGCGGCTGCCGATTGCCGTCACGGACATCCAGCCCGGCTTCGTCGACACCGCGATGGCGAAGGGTGAGGGAAAATTCTGGGTCGCCTCGCCGCAGGTCGCGGCCCGGCAGATCTACGGCGCGATCCTTCGCCGCCGCCGCCACGCTTACGTCACACGGCGATGGCGGCTCATCGCGTGGCTCCTCCGGTGGCTTCCCGAGTCGCTGTACGCGCGGATGTAG
- a CDS encoding stage 0 sporulation family protein encodes MPTRYVVRFGMMRQVAEFGVKQDDVYARGAQVIVRSPRGLEWGEVLCEATERTREYLGGQDPVGRVMRQANADDERLRDELWRKEQDAFLIARELVEEHKLAMQLVDVEHLFGGEKLTFYYVSEARIDFRELVKSMAKRFNLRIELRQMGIRDEAKLLADYGDCGKPVCCNTHLHEMPPVSMKMAKLQKATLDPAKISGRCGRLKCCLRYEYDTYEEYRKELPGVGKFVITRDGKGKVIGQEILARKVLVVYEDNRRVLLGESDIVTVVGSAQKTREERSDDADDRTE; translated from the coding sequence ATGCCCACTCGCTACGTAGTTCGCTTCGGCATGATGCGGCAGGTCGCGGAGTTCGGCGTCAAACAGGACGACGTCTACGCCCGTGGGGCTCAGGTCATCGTCCGCAGCCCCCGCGGACTGGAATGGGGCGAAGTCCTCTGCGAGGCGACCGAGCGGACCCGGGAGTACCTCGGCGGCCAGGATCCCGTCGGCCGGGTCATGCGGCAGGCGAACGCCGACGACGAACGGCTCCGCGATGAGCTGTGGCGGAAGGAACAGGACGCCTTCCTGATCGCCCGCGAACTCGTCGAGGAACACAAGCTCGCGATGCAGCTCGTCGATGTCGAACACCTCTTCGGCGGCGAAAAGCTCACCTTCTACTACGTCTCCGAGGCCCGCATCGACTTCCGCGAACTGGTCAAGTCGATGGCCAAGCGGTTCAACCTGCGGATCGAGCTGCGGCAGATGGGGATCCGCGACGAGGCGAAGCTCCTCGCGGACTACGGCGACTGTGGCAAGCCGGTCTGCTGCAACACGCACCTCCACGAGATGCCCCCGGTCTCGATGAAGATGGCCAAGCTCCAGAAGGCGACGCTCGATCCCGCCAAAATCTCCGGCCGCTGTGGACGCCTCAAGTGCTGCCTCCGCTACGAGTACGACACCTACGAGGAATACCGCAAGGAACTCCCGGGCGTAGGGAAATTCGTCATCACCCGCGACGGCAAGGGGAAGGTCATCGGGCAGGAGATCCTCGCCCGTAAGGTGCTCGTCGTCTACGAGGACAACCGGCGGGTGCTGCTCGGCGAGAGCGACATCGTCACTGTCGTCGGCTCGGCCCAGAAGACGCGCGAGGAGCGGAGTGATGACGCCGATGACCGCACCGAATAG
- the acnA gene encoding aconitate hydratase AcnA codes for MTGNAFGSRSTLKTSHGDYTIFRLDALEKAGLGPIDKLPYSIRVLLEACLRNVDDFIVNEEHVKEVAQWKAAKPKEVEIPFMPGRVVLQDFTGVPAVVDLAALRAAMVRMGGDPKKINPLVQCDLVIDHSVQVDEFATATALQRNIDIEFERNMERYQFLKWGQKAFQNFRVVPPATGIVHQVNLEYLATVVLEKNGVAYPDSLVGTDSHTTMINGLGVVGWGVGGIEAEAVMLGQPIYMLMPEVVGFRLTGQLPEGATATDMVLTVTQMLRKHGVVGKFVEFFGPGLDAMSLADRATIANMAPEYGATIGFFPVDHETLRYLERTGRPRAVLDLVESYYKEQGLFRTPGSPDPIFTSTLELDLSVVQPSMAGPKRPQDRILLKDMKTNWRKDLAGAFGKAEASKPVEIKAAQSISDSLIAGDDPPVPGANGGPVSITDGAVVIAAITSCTNTSNPSVMIGAGLVAKKAVAKGLTRKPWVKSSLAPGSRVVTDYLNRAGLTPHLDALGFQTVGYGCTTCIGNSGPLPEPVAQAIVDGNLVATSVLSGNRNFEGRVQQHVKANYLASPPLVVAYALAGTTDIDLDTEPLGNDTKGEPVFLKDIWPTQKEISDAIAKSMSPDMFVREYSHAADGPPEWQAIAGTTGDLYEWDKDSTYIQEPPFFVDMPAVPKPIGSIKNARVLVSVADSVTTDHISPAGNIKKDSPAGLYLQKHGVKPDDFNSYGARRGNDRVMTRGTFANIRLKNLLVPGVEGNATKFLPTGEQMSIFDASVKYQAASIPLMVLAGKEYGTGSSRDWAAKGTYLLGVRCVIAESFERIHRSNLVGMGVLPLQFREGENRETLGLDGTETFEVALNDSLKPRQAVEVTATKTDGDVVHFVTTCRIDTPVEVEYYRNGGIMHNVLRSLLKSSSEAAADPAI; via the coding sequence ATGACCGGTAACGCTTTCGGTTCCCGCAGCACCCTCAAGACCTCCCACGGCGATTACACCATCTTCCGCCTCGACGCCCTCGAAAAGGCGGGCCTGGGACCGATCGACAAGCTCCCCTACTCGATCCGCGTACTGCTCGAAGCGTGCCTCCGGAACGTCGACGACTTCATCGTCAACGAAGAACACGTCAAAGAAGTCGCCCAGTGGAAGGCGGCCAAGCCCAAGGAAGTCGAAATCCCGTTCATGCCGGGACGCGTCGTCCTCCAGGACTTCACCGGCGTCCCGGCCGTCGTCGACCTCGCCGCCCTCCGGGCCGCCATGGTCCGCATGGGCGGCGATCCCAAGAAGATCAACCCCCTCGTCCAGTGCGACCTCGTCATCGACCACTCCGTTCAGGTCGATGAATTCGCCACCGCCACCGCCCTCCAGCGGAATATCGACATCGAGTTCGAACGGAACATGGAACGCTACCAGTTCCTCAAGTGGGGACAGAAGGCGTTCCAGAACTTCCGCGTCGTTCCCCCCGCGACCGGCATCGTCCACCAGGTGAACCTCGAATACCTGGCGACCGTCGTCCTCGAGAAGAACGGCGTCGCCTATCCCGACTCGCTCGTCGGGACCGACAGCCACACCACCATGATCAACGGCCTGGGGGTCGTCGGCTGGGGGGTCGGCGGGATCGAGGCCGAAGCGGTGATGCTCGGCCAGCCGATCTACATGCTCATGCCGGAAGTCGTTGGCTTCCGCCTTACCGGCCAGCTCCCCGAAGGGGCGACCGCGACCGACATGGTCCTCACCGTCACCCAGATGCTCCGCAAGCACGGGGTCGTCGGGAAGTTCGTCGAGTTCTTCGGCCCCGGCCTCGACGCGATGTCGCTCGCCGACCGCGCCACGATCGCCAACATGGCCCCCGAATACGGAGCGACGATCGGGTTCTTCCCGGTCGACCACGAGACCCTCCGGTACCTCGAGCGGACCGGCCGCCCGCGGGCGGTCCTCGACCTCGTCGAGAGCTACTACAAGGAACAGGGCCTCTTCCGCACGCCCGGCTCGCCGGACCCGATTTTCACCAGCACGCTCGAACTCGACCTGTCGGTCGTCCAGCCCTCGATGGCCGGCCCGAAGCGACCGCAGGACCGGATCCTCCTCAAGGACATGAAGACGAACTGGCGGAAGGACCTCGCCGGCGCGTTCGGCAAGGCCGAAGCCTCGAAGCCGGTCGAGATCAAGGCGGCCCAGTCGATCTCCGACAGCCTCATCGCCGGCGACGATCCGCCGGTCCCCGGAGCAAACGGCGGCCCGGTCTCGATCACCGACGGCGCCGTCGTCATCGCCGCCATCACGAGCTGCACGAATACGAGTAACCCGAGCGTCATGATCGGCGCCGGCCTCGTTGCCAAGAAGGCGGTCGCCAAGGGCCTGACCCGCAAGCCGTGGGTCAAGTCGAGCCTCGCCCCCGGCAGCCGCGTCGTGACTGACTACCTCAACCGGGCCGGCCTCACGCCGCACCTCGACGCCCTCGGTTTCCAGACCGTCGGCTACGGATGCACGACCTGCATCGGAAACTCGGGTCCGCTGCCGGAGCCGGTCGCCCAGGCGATCGTCGACGGGAATCTCGTGGCGACCTCGGTCCTCTCGGGGAACCGGAACTTCGAAGGCCGCGTGCAGCAGCACGTGAAGGCGAATTACCTCGCCAGCCCGCCGCTCGTCGTCGCCTACGCCCTCGCCGGGACGACAGACATCGACCTCGACACCGAGCCGCTCGGCAACGACACCAAGGGCGAACCGGTGTTCCTCAAGGACATCTGGCCGACGCAGAAGGAGATCTCGGACGCCATCGCCAAGAGCATGTCGCCCGATATGTTCGTCCGCGAATACTCGCACGCCGCCGACGGTCCTCCGGAGTGGCAGGCGATCGCAGGCACGACCGGCGACCTGTACGAGTGGGACAAGGACAGCACCTACATCCAGGAGCCCCCGTTCTTCGTCGACATGCCGGCGGTCCCCAAGCCGATCGGCTCGATCAAGAATGCCCGCGTCCTCGTCTCGGTCGCCGACTCGGTCACGACCGACCACATCAGCCCGGCCGGCAACATCAAGAAGGATTCGCCGGCCGGACTCTATTTGCAGAAGCACGGCGTGAAGCCGGACGACTTCAACAGCTACGGCGCCCGCCGCGGCAACGACCGGGTCATGACCCGCGGCACGTTCGCCAACATCCGCCTCAAGAACCTGCTTGTCCCGGGTGTCGAGGGGAACGCCACCAAGTTCCTCCCGACGGGCGAGCAGATGTCGATCTTCGACGCCTCGGTCAAGTACCAGGCGGCCTCGATCCCGCTGATGGTCCTGGCCGGCAAGGAGTACGGAACGGGCTCCTCCCGCGACTGGGCCGCCAAGGGGACGTACCTGCTCGGCGTCCGCTGCGTCATCGCTGAAAGCTTCGAGCGGATCCACCGCTCGAACCTCGTCGGCATGGGAGTCCTGCCGCTCCAGTTCCGTGAAGGGGAAAACCGCGAGACCCTCGGCCTCGACGGAACCGAGACCTTCGAAGTCGCTCTGAACGACAGCCTCAAGCCCCGGCAGGCGGTCGAAGTCACGGCGACCAAGACCGATGGCGACGTGGTCCACTTCGTCACGACCTGCCGGATCGATACCCCGGTCGAAGTCGAGTATTACCGCAACGGCGGGATCATGCACAACGTGCTCCGGTCGCTGCTCAAGTCCTCGAGCGAAGCCGCCGCGGACCCCGCCATCTGA